Below is a window of Rattus norvegicus strain BN/NHsdMcwi chromosome 5, GRCr8, whole genome shotgun sequence DNA.
TTCAAGAAATTGCCAAGAATACGGTGACATTTACACATTGTTTCATTCACCGTGAACACTTAGCAGCCGAAAAACTATCTCCATGCTTACATGAGATTCTTTTGCAGTTGTCACAGATTTTAAGCTTTGTAAAGAACAGTGCCTCGGATTCACGAATGTTGACAATTTTGTGTGAAGAGGTGGGATCTGGGCATGTGAGTTTACCACTTAGTGCTGAAGTGCGCTGGCTGGCGAGAGGAAGAATTTTAACAAGACTGTTTGAACTGAGACatgaaattgaaatatttttaaaccaaAAGCATTCAGATTTGGCCAGGTATTTCCATGATGAAGAATGGGTTGCAAAGCTAGCCTACTTAGCAGATATATTTTCgcttataaataaattaaattcaaGTCTCCAAGGAACTATGACCACTTTTTTCAGTTTGTATAATAAAGttgaaatatttaagaaaaggCTAAAAATGTGGTTGAAGCGTGCACAAGAGAATGATTATGATATGTTCCCTCTATTTTCTGAGTTCTTGGACTCATCAGATGTAAGCGTGAGAAACATTGCTAGCATTATTTGTGAGCACCTGGAAGGACTTTCTCAGGTATTCCATGATTGTTATCCACCAGAAAAGGACTTGCGTTCAGGAAATCTGTGGCTCCTGAATCCTTTCGCCAGTTACCAGGATAACAATCTGACTGACTCGGAGGAAGAAAACCTTGCAGCGTTATCTTCAGATACGAGATTCCAATCAGTTCATAAATCAATGTCTGTCACGCAGTTTTGGGTCAATGCAAAAACAAGTTATCCCGAGCTCCATGAAAAGGCAATGAAATTGCTCCTGCCCTTCTCAAGCACCTGTCTGTGCGATGCTGCCTTCTCGGCCTTGACTGCCTCAAAACAGAGAGACCTGCGGACTTACAGTCCCTCCCTAAGATTGGCAGTCACGTCATTAGTTCCAAGGATAGACAAGTTAGCAAAGGAGAAAGACTAGTATCTGTATTGCTTATCGTCAGAGTGTATAATTTTGTGTTAAATTTTGTATAAGTATCCTAAAATACAATTTGCTAATGTATCTGTATTTTCAGTgattaaatgttttaatatttttcctttgttgtagAGGGATTTAAGAACTGTGGAACTGagcataattatatataattttaataacatGAGGGAGAAAATGTAGCCTTTATGTTGGTGATTGTTCTTGGCGTTTCAGAGGAAATGTCTTGTTCACAGAGTTCCCCAAGAGACTAGGCCAACTCACTGGTCCCAGTAGACCGGTTAGAGGTGAGCAGTGAAGGGCAGAGCAGGATTGGGCTGGGAAGAACAGCTTATGATTCATTGACCCCACCTCAgcagttttgttttgctctgtttgagacaggctctctctatatagccctggctattctggaactcactatatcaaccaggctggcttagaattcggagagatccgactgcctctgctcctgactgctgggattaaaggtgtcccaCACAGTACCACCTTAGTTTGAAGGACTTACTGAGACTTTGATCTGTTACAGAAAAAAGGGAACAGAGGAGGGTTGGGTACCTGACATTCGGTCTTCTTGGTAAGGACAGTAGCCTGGTTGATCATTCTTTGAGCTCTGGTTCCGCAAATGGCCCTGGAGAAGTTCCACTGTCAGAACTTTAGGGGAGCAGTTGTAGAGGGTTTGGTTTCGGCCTCATCATTATGTTATTCCCCCTCATTTAAGGGGTGATCTGCTCTGCCAGGTTCTCTGTTGCTTGGAGCTAGCTGTGGTTCTCCACTGTACATTATGTCTGTGGGTCAGTCTGTCTTTCCTAGAATCTGAGGTAAGCACAGGAGAAAGTAACTCAGGAAAACAGTCAAGTTAGACCAGCGACCAGTACTTTCCCGCATAACCAAGTAGGCAGGCGCACTTTAAAAACGAACAGTTTTAGTCACCAGCCATGTCGCCAGCCCTCAGCGAGTTATGTGTAGATGGAAAGCGGCTCCAAGTAGGTGGCCGGCAAGCAAGTATGAACAGCAGGAGAGTCTGAGACATAATGTAGGCTTCTTCTGGACCTCTAGACTGGGGCTTGGGGACTTTTTTTTGATTGGAGACTGGGCTTTGCACTCTAGTCCTCTCTAGCCTAGTTCTTGCTGGGTAGTCCATGCTGGCATTCAACTTTGGGTGGTCCTCAGGCCTCTTCCTTGCTAGTGTGGGAATCACAGGCGCATCCTGCTTGGCTGTAGCTGACTGTCATAAAAGTTTCAGCCACAGATGGTATACAAACGTATGTATGCAGGGCAACACTTTTACCCTTGTACCCTGAGGTGTtagttttatataatttgtgactgttgtgaaaaTTCCTTGAACATTGTTTAATCATTTTTAgagtgttattattattattttccttttgggCGTGTGTTAGAAAACTTGACAACCAGAAAAAATTGGTTCTCTGTTTGCCAGGGCAGGCAAGTAAGGGATTCTTTAAAcatctttctcatttttctttcatttgagcAATGGGAGGGGCAGGTATTTTAGGTGAATAAGTTACAGTTAACTGGTTACTGCTTTATTGCTCATCAATTGTAGGGTTCACTAATTTACaagtaacttttttttaaggtttatctatttatttgtttacttatttacctattatctgtaagtacactgcagctgtcttcaagacaccagaagagggcgtcagatctcattacagatggttgtgagccaccatgtggttgctgggatttgaactcaggacctctggtagggcagtcagtgctcttaaccactgagtggtctctccagccctccaagtAACTTTCTGAAAGCCATTGTGTAACTTCCATACAAATGCAAACCGGGAGACACAAGGGGTTAGGTGGTGTCAGATTCCTCCAGCACGGTGGGCTTGAAGGCCGGGTCACGTgatccccctctccccacccacaCTGCCCCCTCGGCAATATGAGTACAACGTGGGGAGAAGCCTCAGTGGGTGGGTCTTAGTTGAGATGACCACCAGTGGGCGGggctggaagggggaggggcaggggaggggcgaCGCGACGCGACTGTGGTCTTCTGGGTAGAAGGAAGGGTTGTTCAGGAAGCCCTACGCTGCCATGCTGGTCAGTCTAGGCGCATTGCGAGTTCTGCTTGGCATCTTTTTCACTCTCACCGGGGCTGCCAAGCTCTTTCAGGTCTCGGCCCCCGTGTCACAACAAATGGTGAGCAACACCCGGGGAAGGATAGCGTGTGCTTGGTTCCCGGGGAACCGGGTTGCCTTCGGGTTCGAGGACGCCTGGGCCTCCCTCCAGTTTTCTAACCTTCTCCAGGTGGGAGGGAACGGGACTTCTACTTCTGCCCAAGTATGCTGTCTCCAGCCCGAtttagagctggagaagtgatgtgACTCAGGAGGTCCAGGAAGACAGTGAAAAAGTGACCTAGCACCCTTCTGCATCTCACGTCCACCACTCATTGTTCCAGtttggggaggctggagaggcagaattttactttatttggtgtttgtttgtttgtttgtttgtttgtttgagctgCTCTTCtgactatgtagctctgactggctggcctggaacactaTATATAGTACCTGGCCTAGAAtttgcagagatccacctgtccctgcctcctaagtactggaattaaTGGCTTGTACCTAAccttagaatttattttttaagcttAGGAACTAGCTCTGAGGGTAAAATGTAATTTGCCAAAACATGACACAGCTAGTCAAGCAAGTCCCAAAGTAGACTAATCTAACCTGGTCCCATGGAGCCTGGGATGGAAGCCTAAAGGTCACTGACTGTGACCTTATCCGGAGAGGGTCCACCAGCACGTTCAGGCACTCAGAGAAGCCAGGCTCTGTGGAAGACCCCTGTTGCTTCCTAAGCCTACatactcctcctccttttcttctcccctcttcttccaattttcttcctcttcctctcttcttcctcctttttttcttcttcccaaagATGGTGGGTTCTTTGGGATAGACATGGTAAAATCGAGACAGCTTAAACTCTCTGCAGGTATGTCTCATGTGTGGCCCTTgggccatacacacacacacacacacacacacacacacacacacacacacacacacacactatctatctatctatctatctatctatctatctatctatctatggtaaAATCGAGACAGCTTAAACTCTCTGCAGGTATGTCTCATGTGTGGCCCTTgggccatacacacacacacacacacacacacacacacacacacactatctatctatctatctatctatccatctatctatctatctctatctctctccaggATAGCTGTCACTGTAGCCCAGTACAGAATTGTAAAGTGGGGTTCTAGAGTAACTCTGTCGATGACAACATGGAGCTTCCTCCATGGAGGAGTGAGTAGGAGAGGCAGGGGTGCTGTTGAACCATAGGAAGCAGTCCTGAGGGTGGAACTGGCCCAGGGAAGGGTCTGAGTAAGGTGTGTTACTTTATACCCCTACAGCTGTTCCTTGTGTCTGCCACAGTGGGATTAGGACCTGCACAGGAGATGGAAAGTGTCAGCCATTCTCTAAGGAGCCACTGGCACAAAGAGAATCTTTCCCAGGCCCTGGCCCTAGATGGGAAGGTCCAAGCCCTGCAACCTTCTCCTGGGATTTGAAGCTGGGTTTTCTCCTATGGAGAGGGCTGATGAGGACATAAAGCCATCTCTACACCTGAAGCCCTTTTTCGCTTAGGCATGACTGCTCCTGATTGCAAAGGTCAGCCCTGATTTCAAAGGTCAGCCCCATAGGGTAGCCCCCTTCTTACAGGCCTCTTAAGCTAACAGCCAGTCTCAACTTGTAGTAGTTTTGTTAGGGGAGCCAGTTACAGGCAGAGGTCTCTGTTATGCCTTCAGGCACTGCATTTTTTGATGAGTGGTACTGACAGGCATTCCCTACTACCCATAGAAAGCCTTGTTCGAGCAGTTTGCTGAGGTGTTCCCGTTGAAGGTGTTGGGCTACCAGCCAGATCCTATAAGCTACCAAGCAGCTGTGGGCTGGCTGGAACTGCTGGCTGGGTTGCTGCTGGTCGTGGGTCCACCTGTGCTACAGCAGATCAGTAACGTGCTCTTGATCCTCCTCATGATGGGTAAGGGGGCAACTGGGGTCTCCTGGGGAcgatagaaaaaaatcagatgttTTTTTCTTATGCTGTCTGTCCTCTCTTCTGGGACTAGGAACACACGCTGCTCTGCCATAGCTTCCACAATCTCGAGACTAGGAGTTTTTAAAATGCCTGTACCATATCCTGGCCATGGTGACACTGTCACATGCTTTCCCCATCCTGTCTGTGGCCGTGCTGTGTCCCGGTGTAAGCATGTAGTATGACTTCAAGAGCTCCTCCTCTGATAGATGCTCACTCCTGGAGGGTATGGAACAGCAGCCGCCACTTAATGTATAATGTATCTCATGGGTGTAGAAGCAGCCAGCCGGGAAGCCAGGGTCCCTTGACCAAAGAGGCAGAGAATTTCTCtagaagacattttctcaagagTTCCACCAACAAGAAACGCCAGTGTACAAACAGGACAACTGCTGCTGCAAAGGCTAGACACCTTTGCGCTGATTCGCATCCCCTGGCCGGTGTCACGTTACTGCCACTAAAGCATTCTTTACTTTGAGATCATTACCACACTTTCTCCACGAGCCCCTGGGTCCCATTCTGAATCCTCCAGTAGATTTAGGGTTATTAAGAAAAGTTGAGGGAAAGTTAGTTTCCACATCCCCATCTTCCCTCTTTGACTCTCCCTTACTCCAGGGCATCCATTAGCCCAAGAGGCTTCTAATTCTTTGTCCTGCTTTCTTGAAGAGGTGTAGAGGAGTGATTAAttgaggggtgggtgggtagggctTGAGCTGGAATGGGCCAGCCTGGGCCGGAATCCCTGAGTTCTTAGATTTCCTGGATTTCCCTTTTGTTCTAGGGGCTGTCTTCACTTTGGTGGTCCTGGAAGAGTCACTGAGTACTTATATCCCAGCTGTTGTCTGTCTggggctcctgctgctgctggatTCCTGCCAGTTCTTAGTTCGAACTAAAGGAGCGGTCAGATGCCGTAACAAAATCCCTGGTGCACTTGGGAACCCTAGGAAGTGAGTCTTCATGCCACACAGCACAGCAGGGACAGTCATAGCATACTGTCTACAACTTTGTTAGTCATTCAGTGTAAAGAGAGAGCTTGTCTAGGCCTCAGTCTCCCCTAATAACTATGTTGCTCTGTTCTGAGGGGGGCAGTAACACTCTTCAAGTCACGTGAAAACAGGAAGTAAACAGGAAATAAACTAAAACCACTCCAGATTCTAATACTCTGTGAATAATCATCTCAATGTTTTGGCGTGACTGTGCCTCACAACTTTTTCTATAATTATATACAGatgcatggttttttttttaatgaaatgagaCAGTGTAGCCTATTGCCCACCGTTAAGATCCAGGGTTCTTTAACATCTCTTGTGTTTTTATTCCGTCAATGTTCATGGCTTTAAGCACTCAAGTCACTGAGTTGGGGATGAAGAGGCAGCTGAGGTGCTAGGAACACTTACTGCCTTTGCAAAGggccagggttcagttcccagcatcctcatggtgactcacaactctacctctggtctcagagaaagcaaaacactcatgtacataaaataaatgtttttaaaggatGAGTTATAACTAGTCCACTTCCTCCTGTCCATGAGAGATATCTGggctgttcctctgtgtgtgtgtgtgtgtgtgtgtgtgtgtgtgtgtgtgtgtgtgtgtgtgtgtgtttgtggagctCACAGTAAATGACCTCT
It encodes the following:
- the Tmem35b gene encoding transmembrane protein 35B precursor — encoded protein: MLVSLGALRVLLGIFFTLTGAAKLFQVSAPVSQQMKALFEQFAEVFPLKVLGYQPDPISYQAAVGWLELLAGLLLVVGPPVLQQISNVLLILLMMGAVFTLVVLEESLSTYIPAVVCLGLLLLLDSCQFLVRTKGAVRCRNKIPGALGNPRK